GGGGGTTGTTTACCACTTTCGCGGTTTTATGTTTGATCCTAAAGGTATTCGCCAAAAAAAAGTTTGATCTTGAAGGTCGACTTGATAAGGGAGAATCATCACGTAAACCAAATTGAAAACTTTTAAAATGATATTTTATTATATACTGTACTCAAGGTATGCGATTTAGCTCAACTCATAACGCAAACCAAACCTATCAAACCGAAAAATAACCCCAACACAATGAACGAGACGAACCTATTTAAAACGCTTGAATTACTATGCTTTTCCAGGCTTGAGATATATTCCAATCATCTTGCTCCGACTAACCAAACTCAAACCAAAAATATGCTAAAAATGAAAGTGACTTGTTAGAATAACTTACGAAGTATTATAATCGATTTAACCCGAACTTTAAGAGGGTTCAAATTTCTTAAATCTCAATTATTAATGAAAGAATAATCGAGAAACACAGTTAAAATCAAATAACTAAGATAAAACTAATTAAATTCTCATGCAACGAAAATTGATTCGAAAACTGAAATAACTCAATTCAAATAAACCCAAAATCAAATTACAGAGTTTTTTAAATCTCCGACTCATAAAAACCCAATACGATCCAATCCGACTCGACCGAACCATTTACATGTGACACGTCAACACGGTCCACCGCAAAAACAATATCCCGAGTCCCGACACACTCTTACTTTCAAAACCCATCAAATcttacaaacaaaacaaaactgcaaaacccccaaatcaccacCGTAACAACCACCGCACACGGCCGGCGATTATAAACCTCCGGCGACATGGAAACCCTAATCGACACAGTCAACCTCCGAGACCTCCTAAACGCCGGCGAAATCGACGACAAATCATCGCCATTATCAGCACCAGAGCTCCGACTCCTAATCTCACGCCTCGACACACACTCAAACCACATCAAATCGCGCGTACAATCCTACATTCAATCGCACCGATCTCACTTCACGGAGTTACTTTCTCTCTCCTCCACGTCATATGCTGGTGCCCAGGCGCTGTCGTCCGACGTGGCGGCGCTGGTTGAGTTGATTGACGGTGGGAGCGGTGGTTATGAGAGAATTGCGGAGGTGTTGAGGGAAATTAGGGTTACGGTTGCGGAattgagagagaagagagggcAGGTGGAGGTTATGCGTGTGGTGGTGGGGCTGAGTGAGGGGATTGGGCGCGTCAGGGAGTTGATTGGGAGGGGAGAAGTTTACGAGGCGGCGAAGCGGGTTAGGGAGCTGAAGGAGGAGTTGAGGATTGGGGATGGTGAGTTGGTGgagaaggagaatgaggaggtTGTTGTTTATGGTTTGCTTAGGAAACAATGGGGGCTTTGTTTCGAGGAGGTAGTTCTTTGTTCTTTTGTGTGTGTAACTAATTGAGCTCGTCTTGTTTAAAATCGTCTTAAGTTTGTAATGCGATTATTATTATAGTTATCGTTAAATCGTCTTAAGTTTACAATGTTGTTCTTTGTGTTTTTATGTTCTAGTTTGATTGTTTGTAGCCTCGTTTAGTAGTATGTGTTTTGGATGTATTGAATTAATGTGAATAATTGGCTTTTGGAGATTGAAGTTTATAGTGGTGTAATTGTAATGGAAGAATGTAGCACTAGGAGGAGGGGTGTTTGGTGATTTTGGGCAAATGTAGTTCATTTTGAGGTGTGTCTTTGTTTACCTTTCGAGTTTAAGAATGAGTTTAATGTGTAGATTGATCAACCCAGTTTGCATAATAGGACGGTTTGGTCCAATTGTGATCCAatggggttttgttgtgttgatTGTTTGTAGCCTAGTTGAGCTAGTCTTGCTTAAAACCGTCTTAAGCTAACAACGTAGTTATTACAGTTATCGTTAACTGAACTATATAGCTTGAAAAGAGtctgtcttaagcttaagacaatCTCAAATGAGAATTTTGTATACTCAGGTGAGTTAGGTCTTAGGGTGTAGCTGTATGTTTTGCTGGTGCATTTAATTTATGCGAATAACTAGCGTTTTGGGATTGGAATTTTAGATGTGTATTTGTAAATGTAATGGAAGATTGTATGACTAGGAGTTTTGTTTACTTGGGTGCGTTTGGTTTTGGAAAATcacctcctccattctccctcccttTCACTCCCCTCCTTCCCCCTCTCCTCCCTTCTCTCCTATTtggtatccaaacaaggccttagAGTTGTTAGAGACCATGGGCAAATCTAGGTGAGGAGGTTTACGCAATggtggagtcaggatttgaagtTAGGAGCTAAAATATATAATCGATAATCCTGTGGCTCGTAGGGTGACAGCCCTGATAGTCCACCTCGCTCTGCCACTTGGTTTATCTTAATGTATTAAGCTCTTTGCAATGAGGTAATTGCTCCTGTAGTGAGTGCATGACTTCATGGATCATTTGACCCTTGTTTGATTGTTAGCATTGTCATATATGATTACTTTGACTGAAGTACCTGGAATATGTATACTTAGAAGTTTGTAGTGTAGGCAGTGGCGTATTTTGTGCAGTGTGAATTGGCTTCTTTAGGAGGTAGTTACTGGTGTAGTATAGATGGTGATGTAATACATTTACAGCTTACGTTTGTGTTTTGTTAGAATGTGAGCAGTGAAATGGATGAACTCCTAGAATATACTTTAATGTAGGTATTTTGAGCAAAAAAAAGGTTGTTTGTTTAGGGATGTGTGCGTACCTGCGTCTTTTGGGTAAGGAGAGAGGATATGACTCACCAAGTAAAAATGAACTTTCACGGAAATGAAAAAGCATTGGTTTTTCCAATATCATTAGTGCATTTAATATATTATTCATAGCAGGATTATGATAGTGTTTGATAATGCCATAAATAAAGCACGGCAGCTAGAATAGAAACGGTTGAAATAACGTAAAATATGGAACTTATCACATTATATGGTTTCGTGTTCGGTTTGTATTTAGATGGATGGGTTTTTTTACTGGCTGTTGTGATGGTTGATTGTTTAGATGAATTGCATTGCGTTTGGGTTTGTAGATGCAAGATCTTCTCGCCAAATTTATGGACTGTGCTGTGCAATTCAAGCATGGAACAAGTAGTATATGCGTTGTTGATCGCTCAAGTGTTGGTGAGGCAGATGGAGTCGAGCTTCAGACTGTTCTGGAAGCCATGGATGTAAGTTTTTATATTGGCTAACTCGGCTTTTTTATAATGCTTTCCACGCTCGCAAATTTTGTCAAACAAGAATGTGATAATTCATGAGAACTTGTTGAGATGAGAAATtcaaaatacaatacatcaaACCTCATAGCCTTCATTTCTTTGGCATTGATGATGGTTTTGGTATTGTTTTCTGTTTTTGCTTAGTTAGACTGATAGCATGGATGCTCAAAGGTGCTGGAACCCATGTGTGCAACCGTTAGGGTGCTAAAATGTAGTCTTTGTGTCTTTTATGGAAGGCGTTGTGTACGCATCACTATGTACCGTTGTTTTCTACAAATAGGTATTAGTCGTATTGTCTTGAGATTGTGGTGACTTGAGAGTGAAATGGGTTCCACTGTCATTACCTATCCATGGGCACTTAAATTAGGTCTGATAGTTTACGCAAAAGTGAGTATCAAGAAGAAGAAAGTGGGGAATTTCTATTTATTTTTTACGTCGCTTCTGGTATATGTATTTCTATGTCAGAATAATAAGTGATTTATCATTCAGGTACTAGGAATTCTTGATTATGGCCTTGCTAAAACTGCTGACTTATTTGTAAAGCACGCCATTGCTCCTGCTGTGAATTCAAAGGCTTCTGTTTCATTATCAGAAGAATCTAATGGGAATTTTGAAGAGTCTAGAGAGGCCTCCTTGAAGATAATTTCAGATTTGAAAGTAAGATTATGCTTATGACCATTAGGCATTAGGCTTTAGTTATTTGCTCCCATATATGTTGTAATAATGGTGGATATGTTTAGCGATATTAGGAGCTGAAACAACAGTAACTTCTGCTGTCACTAGCACTTTATTTAGCTGAAAAACTGTTCAGTCTGCAATATTATGCAACATGAGTTAAAAGATTGAGCATATATGAATGTTTGATATGAAGTTAACAATAGAACGTAGTACTCCTATATGCTTTATGTGAAATGATGCTTCATACAATACACTGTGACTAATGATTTACTTTTTTGGTTCTCAGGCTGAGTCCATGAACGGCGAGGCGCTGTTCTCTAGGATGACACTTGTAGTTGAATTCATCCACCAGCGTATATGCCTTCAAAATGACCGTTGGATGCGATGCTTTGGCAAATTGACATGGCCACGGATGTCCGAGCTAATTATTTCCAACTTCCTCTCAAAAGTATGTTTGAAGACACTTGCCTTTCTGTGAGAGTTTTTATTATTCAGAGCAAAGCTTTTCTAGATATGACGCACACAAAGTAACTAGGAGTGCTTATTATGTATGAGCTTGACAAAGGAGGTTGGATGTATTATGCTATACCATTTTTGTCAGCGAAATTTTGGCCCCGTAATTTTGCTTGATTGCTCAGTAGCTCAAGACTGAATTCTTGCTGTTTGGTTTATCTATCCTCTCCCGTGCTGTTTGGTTTCTTGTGTTCCAAATTTTTCTTTCCGGTAGTTGCAACTCTCTGATCATTTTGTCCAGGTTGTCCCAGATGATGCTTCCAGATTAGCTGATTTTCAGAAAATTATGAACACTTGCTCAGAATTCGAGTCTGTACTGAAGAAACTTTCTTTCATTTCCAATTCTGATAAGAATGATGAAAGATTAACTAACTTTGCCGACAATGTAGAGGTCCACTTCGCTGTTAGAAAAAAGACGGAAATCTTGGCAAGTGCTAGGCAGTCTGTTCTACGCTGTGATTTTTCCATCCCTCAAGTAAGCTGTTTTGAACAAGCCTTTGCATGTTTGTGCTCATTAGCGTGCCCTATGTATTAACACATTGCTGTCAGGGGATAGGATATGGAGGTGGTAACTTTAGGAATGGCAAAGACAGTGATCGTGTTGTTGATCTGCTTTTTTCGTCGGAGAAGTGTATAGTCTCTGAAGCTGCCTCTAAATTAATGAAAGTGGTGCACCAGACTCTTAAGGTGAGATACATGTTCTCGCTGACTTCGCTCGTTTGCTCGTTGATCATGATTTTTGGCGCACTATGCCCATATTTTGACGAAAGTTGATGCAGTTGCATTTCTCAGGCAGTGTTTATTGGTGTTTGAAGGAATTATATATTCGTTTCGATGATTGTGATTTTAGATTTTCCTGTGTTGGCGATAAGACACAAAAGAAATATGTGAACTACATTGCTAAATGACCCCGCTAAGTGCTTTGACAAAGCACTGAACCATATGACTCCTCGAAACAGTTTTAGACCGTTCTTTGAGTAGCTGGACGTTCCCTAAGTCTTGATTTAATTTCTATAGGATGTTTGTGTATCATCCCCGCGAGTGGCACTGGAGTTTTATTATGCTGCCAGGGATGCTCTACAACTATATGAAGCTATAATTCCAATCAAGGTATGCATTTCTTGAATTACAGAAAGCTTGAGTAAATTTCATCCACATTATTATAAGGTTGATGTAGGGAACCACAGATTGACTTTAGGGTGAGGTTTTAGTTAAAGTAGTCATGTTGTCAAAGTTAATTATACATTTATACCCAGGCAAACCACCCTCCAAACCTGTTTTAACACCTCCAGATCCACCCAACCGAGCACAGCCACCAGATCCACTGTCATCAATACCGACCCACCACCAGAACTTCCATCAATACGTCCTGATCTATCTCCAGACCATTCCGTAAGCACTGTCCCCACCACAGCAATCAACACGAGAAGGGCCCATTTCATTTCGTCCTCTGTTACCTTCATATA
The Silene latifolia isolate original U9 population chromosome 11, ASM4854445v1, whole genome shotgun sequence genome window above contains:
- the LOC141610775 gene encoding centromere/kinetochore protein zw10 homolog, coding for METLIDTVNLRDLLNAGEIDDKSSPLSAPELRLLISRLDTHSNHIKSRVQSYIQSHRSHFTELLSLSSTSYAGAQALSSDVAALVELIDGGSGGYERIAEVLREIRVTVAELREKRGQVEVMRVVVGLSEGIGRVRELIGRGEVYEAAKRVRELKEELRIGDGELVEKENEEVVVYGLLRKQWGLCFEEMQDLLAKFMDCAVQFKHGTSSICVVDRSSVGEADGVELQTVLEAMDVLGILDYGLAKTADLFVKHAIAPAVNSKASVSLSEESNGNFEESREASLKIISDLKAESMNGEALFSRMTLVVEFIHQRICLQNDRWMRCFGKLTWPRMSELIISNFLSKVVPDDASRLADFQKIMNTCSEFESVLKKLSFISNSDKNDERLTNFADNVEVHFAVRKKTEILASARQSVLRCDFSIPQGIGYGGGNFRNGKDSDRVVDLLFSSEKCIVSEAASKLMKVVHQTLKDVCVSSPRVALEFYYAARDALQLYEAIIPIKLERQLDSINQTAVLMHNDCLYLSQEVLGLAFEYRPDFPSFMKEHAMFVDLGPRLQLLAEEILQRHIQTTDFNLKQVVDSADGFQNTHEMPQYESSKFSLEQVVFILEKIRLLWEPVLLPATYKRSFCLVLESVFSRITQDILLLDDIAADETLQLQRLIQFLLESLAPLLNSLNSLKVDKKSDQCFSRPLEADIPSLGKIRKLADLLDMPLKSITEAWEYGDLYGCGFILIEVVDFIKAIFTDSPLRKDCLARIYRINF